A segment of the Bacteroidales bacterium genome:
GCATTTTTAAAACTTAATTGGCCAAAGACTGAATTAATGATAGGGCAATTTTGGCACCCTATGTTTCCTGTTAATGCAATTCCTGGAACAATATCGTTTAATACAGGTGCACCATTTATACCTTTTTCAAGAAATCCCCAAGTTAAATTAAGTTATCGATTTATTCCATCTTTTTCTGTAAATTTTACTGCTTGGAGTGAAAGGGATTTCACAAGTACTGGCCCTGCTGGACCATCGAGCAGATATTTAAGAAACTCTGCAATACCCGGGCTAAATGGGGAATTTGTAATTAAGCTAGATTCAATTCAATTCCTTTTTGTTGCTGGCGCTAATTATTTTGAAATAATTCCCGAACTTAAAACCGATTCTAACTACTATTCTAATAGTAAAGTTTCTGCCCTATCTTTCTATGGTTATCTCCAACAAAAAATTAAAAACTTCACATCAAAAATAGGAGCCAACTATGCGCAAAATGCACATAACATCATGATGATCGGAGGGTATGCTGCTTGTGATATTTTAGACACAGTAAAAAATATAAAAAAATACACAAGTTTTGTGACAGGAACTATTTGGGCCGACTTTCAACTAAATTTAGCGAAGTGGCAATTAGGTATGTATTGTGCTTATGCGAAAAATATGGGGACTCTATGCGATTTAAAAACAGGTTCAAAAACATACGTACGTGGCCAAAATATAGATTACTTATATCGCATTTCTCCCAGAATTTCATATGTAGTGGATAAAGTTATGTTTTCAAGTGAAGTAGAAATAACCAACGCAGCATATGGCAAGTTACAAAATAATGGCAAGGTAACAAAAACCCACGATGTTAGTAATATTAGGCTTTTGCTTGCCGTTTTTTACAACTTTTAAACCGAAAAAAATTAATATTGTTTCAAAACCATCTCATTTCTAATGTTTCTTTAAAAAAATTTTTTTATTTATTTTACAATCCTCCAATTAGAAAATAAATGAAAATAGCTGTTATTTCAGATGTTCATGAAGACGTTGAAACTCTCGAACTTGCTTTCAGAAAAATTGAAAAGATAAAAGCAGATGAAATAGTTTGCTTGGGTGATATTATTGGTTTTAGTGTACCTTATCATAAGCATTTATCTTCTAGAAATGCAAATAAGTGCATTCATCTTCTATCTACTTATTGCAAATACGTAATTGTTGGCAATCATGATCATTATGCCCTGAGAAAACTTCCAATGCATATTCCATATACTTTTGTTCCCGATAATTGGTATGAGCTTACATACGATAAAAGGAAAGAAATATCAAACAACAAAATTTGGTTGTATGAAGAAAATGAACTCTCACCGTTATTAAATGAAAAATCATTGGAATGGCTCAATAGCTTACCAGAATTTGTTATCGCTAATTTTGGCAATCTTAATATTTTTTTTTCACATTATATCTATCCCGATATCACAGGATTTTCAGCCGAACACATGACTTTTTTAAAAAATTTTAAAATGCATTACGATTTTGTCCGACAGAATAACGCTCAGATAAGTTTTTTCGGTCATTTACACCCAACTAAAATGTTGATTTTTCAAACCAATGGAAAAATATTATACAAAAAAAATTCAAGAATAGATGAAACCTTGGGGGTTTGCTTACCCCCTATTGTGAGAAATGATTATAGATCTGGTTTTATATGTTTAGACCTGCAAAAAAATAAAATAGAATTACATTACATATGAAATATTTGAAAATTGTAAAAGGTCGGTTTCAAAATTTTTTCATCAAAATAGTATTCCCATCATTTATAACTATAATTCTTTTCAGTAGCTTCTTATTTCTTTTTCTCAAACCAAAGTTTGAAAAAACAATAATGGATAAGAAAAGAGAGATGATAAAAGAACTGATTAATGCTACCATCAGTATTCTCACAAAGTACCATAACGATGTAGAAGAAGGAAAACGATCCTTAGAGGATGCTCAAGCAATGGCACTTCAAGAGATAAGAGCATTACGTTACGGGATTGATAACAAAGATTACTTTTGGATCATTGATACTCAGCCAAAAATGATTATGCATCCGTACGTATTGGATTTAGTTGGAAAAGATTTAAATAATTATTCTGATCCTACGGGAAAAAAACTCTTTGTTGAAAGTGTTAAGCTAGTTAAAAAGCAAAAAAGTGGCTACATTGAATATATGTGGCAATTTAAAGACGATTCAACACTCATTTTACCAAAAATTTCTTACGTGAGTTTATTTGAACCATGGCAGTGGATCGTTGGTACAGGCGTATATATTAACGATGTAAAAA
Coding sequences within it:
- a CDS encoding metallophosphatase family protein is translated as MKIAVISDVHEDVETLELAFRKIEKIKADEIVCLGDIIGFSVPYHKHLSSRNANKCIHLLSTYCKYVIVGNHDHYALRKLPMHIPYTFVPDNWYELTYDKRKEISNNKIWLYEENELSPLLNEKSLEWLNSLPEFVIANFGNLNIFFSHYIYPDITGFSAEHMTFLKNFKMHYDFVRQNNAQISFFGHLHPTKMLIFQTNGKILYKKNSRIDETLGVCLPPIVRNDYRSGFICLDLQKNKIELHYI